In Cicer arietinum cultivar CDC Frontier isolate Library 1 chromosome 1, Cicar.CDCFrontier_v2.0, whole genome shotgun sequence, one DNA window encodes the following:
- the LOC101493996 gene encoding probable WRKY transcription factor 11 — MAVETIGVHKFMTEEQLAIQEAASAGIKSMEHLIRLLSSQTPSSSSSHKISSNNLDFSEITDFTVSKFKQVINLLNRTGHARFRRGPLPQQQPQIHHELNLELPKLDNILKNKEDNQTLTVSNTTNSSFLSSITADASVSDGKIGPFLTNPAIKPPLSSSHRKVYHEAAPSPSNCHCSKKRKLRVKRTIRVPAISSKVADIPPDEFSWRKYGQKPIKGSPYPRGYYKCSTVRGCPARKHVERAQDDPNMLIVTYENEHRHAQPLTAAPVVGFSLQSC; from the exons ATGGCTGTGGAAACCATAGGTGTTCATAAATTCATGACGGAGGAACAATTAGCTATACAAGAAGCTGCTTCAGCTGGAATAAAAAGCATGGAACATCTCATTCGTCTTCTTTCCTCTCAAAcaccttcttcatcttcttctcataaaatttcttcaaacaaCCTCGACTTCTCCGAAATAACCGATTTTACCGTATCTAAGTTCAAACAAGTCATCAACCTTTTAAACCGTACCGGCCACGCCCGATTCCGCCGTGGACCACTGCCGCAACAACAACCTCAGATCCATCATGAATTAAATCTAGAATTGCCGAAACTCGACAACATCCTTAAAAACAAAGAGGATAATCAAACTCTTACAGTCTCAAACACCACCAACTCTTCTTTCTTGTCTTCCATCACCGCCGACGCTAGTGTCTCCGACGGTAAAATTGGACCCTTTTTAACGAACCCTGCAATTAAACCACCTCTTTCTTCATCTCACCGGAAAGTATATCATGAAGCTGCACCTTCACCGTCGAACTGCCATTGCTCCAAAAAAAG gAAATTACGAGTGAAAAGAACAATCCGTGTGCCGGCTATAAGCTCCAAAGTTGCTGATATTCCTCCGGACGAATTCTCTTGGAGAAAATATGGTCAAAAACCGATCAAGGGTTCCCCTTACCCTCG TGGGTACTATAAATGTAGCACCGTGAGAGGATGTCCGGCAAGGAAGCACGTGGAACGAGCACAAGACGATCCAAACATGCTTATCGTCACGTACGAGAATGAGCACCGTCATGCACAACCGTTAACCGCCGCTCCCGTCGTTGGTTTCAGCCTTCAGTCTTGTTGA